A part of Diachasmimorpha longicaudata isolate KC_UGA_2023 chromosome 11, iyDiaLong2, whole genome shotgun sequence genomic DNA contains:
- the LOC135167737 gene encoding tetraspanin-9: MGHTGYTCIRHVFCSLNVLIWLCACGVLGADLWLTLSYRGYITLVPQYSFISAESILLAAGCIMFVIAFLGCCGAWFQLRFMLILYFSLVVMMFLGEFMFGALAFIFREQVSRSLKHELLSGIQEHYNITREPGTLATIWDDLQQRFHCCGVRDYTDWFQISAWPNDDRVPDSCCITRERYCGRPDPDGHKKELWYKDGCASAIQMGFVTRLHIVGTVGLVVAFLQLFGLIASMILFCTVRHKKASHSYKSYDTANT, translated from the exons ATGGGCCACACTGGATACACGTGCATTAGGCACGTATTCTGCTCGCTCAACGTACTCATCTGG TTGTGCGCCTGTGGAGTGCTAGGGGCTGATCTGTGGCTTACTTTATCATACCGTGGGTACATTACACTTGTACCCCAGTACAGTTTTATATCGGCTGAGTCTATTCTGCTGGCTGCAGGATGTATCATGTTCGTCATTGCGTTCCTGGGGTGCTGCGGGGCATGGTTTCAACTGAGGTTCATGCTGATATTG tatttcAGTCTCGTGGTGATGATGTTCCTCGGTGAGTTCATGTTCGGTGCCCTGGCGTTCATATTCCGTGAACAAGTGTCGAGGAGTCTGAAGCATGAGCTTCTGTCGGGAATTCAGGAGCACTACAACATCACCAGGGAGCCGGGGACGTTGGCAACTATTTGGGATGACCTTCAACAGAGA TTTCATTGCTGCGGAGTCAGAGACTATACCGACTGGTTCCAAATATCTGCCTGGCCAAATGACGACAGAGTGCCAGACTCGTGCTGCATAACTCGCGAGAGATACTGCGGTAGACCAGATCCCGACGGTCACAAAAAAGAATTGTGGTACAAAGACGGTTGCGCGTCAGCAATTCAAATGGGTTTTGTCACGAGGCTTCACATTGTCGGTACCGTCGGCCTAGTTGTAGCCTTCCTCCAGCTATTCGGCCTCATCGCCAGCATGATTCTCTTCTGCACAGTCAGGCACAAGAAGGCATCCCACTCCTACAAGAGCTACGACACAGCCAACACCTAG
- the LOC135167734 gene encoding uncharacterized protein LOC135167734 isoform X1, which translates to MYSRYCSTLLVAAIFTSSLVSSRPANEPTKISLDKLDDIVDNNIIRTASKWERGMDLLGQIMDALRIGRGRLVNFAMMARNVIAERAEEFTSETSNKVIALLAAREAKKIIEQVEAKKSQEKALKKMEPRKSEVASTEKSQPQRTVKRSTLEAPSGTPVKTSPISDFFPPKIRDDVRLETEAGQSLFEIKKKTPVQDFLQSMLRPKPLLDRTTEEEKYGNSGDKFSGIGRALVNGFEALSNFLNGAVDLPVNAAKKTSRGLTAALNQVGGKLIGLE; encoded by the exons ATGTACTCAAGGTACTGTTCCACACTTCTCGTTGCGGCGATTTTCACCAGCAGTCTAGTGTCCTCGCGGCCTGCAAATGAACCGacaaaaatttcgctggaTAAACTGGATGATATTGTGGATAACAACATCATaaggacagcgtcaaaatgggAGCGGGGAATG GACCTATTAGGGCAAATTATGGACGCACTAAGAATCGGCAGAGGGAGATTAGTGAATTTTGCAATGATGGCTAGAAACGTCATTGCCGAACGGGCGGAG GAGTTTACGAGTGAAACCTCAAACAAGGTGATTGCCCTTTTGGCAGCTAGAGAGGCGAAGAAAATAATCGAGCAGGTTGAGGCAAAAAAATCGCAGGAGAAGGCCTTGAAGAAGatggagccgaggaaatcggaGGTGGCATCGACAGAAAAATCTCAACCCCAGAGAACTGTGAAGAGGAGCACTCTCGAGGCACCCAGTGGGACCCCTGTCAAAACTAGTCccatttcggatttttttcctccgaaaATTCGCGACGATGTTCGCCTCGAGACCGAAGCTGGACAATCGCTCTTTGAGATAAAGAAGAAAACACCGGTGCAGGACTTTCTGCAGTCCATGCTGAGGCCCAAACCCCTCTTGGACCGGACTACGGAGGAGGAGAAGTACGGAAACTCGGGGGATAAATTTAGTGGCATCGGGAGAGCTCTCGTCAATGGCTTCGAGGCCctcagcaattttttaaatggtgCCGTTGAC TTGCCAGTGAATGCGGCGAAGAAAACATCGAGAGGCCTCACCGCGGCACTCAACCAAGTGGGAGGAAAATTGATAGGTTTGGAGTAG
- the LOC135167734 gene encoding uncharacterized protein LOC135167734 isoform X2 encodes MYSRYCSTLLVAAIFTSSLVSSRPANEPTKISLDKLDDIVDNNIIRTASKWERGMEFTSETSNKVIALLAAREAKKIIEQVEAKKSQEKALKKMEPRKSEVASTEKSQPQRTVKRSTLEAPSGTPVKTSPISDFFPPKIRDDVRLETEAGQSLFEIKKKTPVQDFLQSMLRPKPLLDRTTEEEKYGNSGDKFSGIGRALVNGFEALSNFLNGAVDLPVNAAKKTSRGLTAALNQVGGKLIGLE; translated from the exons ATGTACTCAAGGTACTGTTCCACACTTCTCGTTGCGGCGATTTTCACCAGCAGTCTAGTGTCCTCGCGGCCTGCAAATGAACCGacaaaaatttcgctggaTAAACTGGATGATATTGTGGATAACAACATCATaaggacagcgtcaaaatgggAGCGGGGAATG GAGTTTACGAGTGAAACCTCAAACAAGGTGATTGCCCTTTTGGCAGCTAGAGAGGCGAAGAAAATAATCGAGCAGGTTGAGGCAAAAAAATCGCAGGAGAAGGCCTTGAAGAAGatggagccgaggaaatcggaGGTGGCATCGACAGAAAAATCTCAACCCCAGAGAACTGTGAAGAGGAGCACTCTCGAGGCACCCAGTGGGACCCCTGTCAAAACTAGTCccatttcggatttttttcctccgaaaATTCGCGACGATGTTCGCCTCGAGACCGAAGCTGGACAATCGCTCTTTGAGATAAAGAAGAAAACACCGGTGCAGGACTTTCTGCAGTCCATGCTGAGGCCCAAACCCCTCTTGGACCGGACTACGGAGGAGGAGAAGTACGGAAACTCGGGGGATAAATTTAGTGGCATCGGGAGAGCTCTCGTCAATGGCTTCGAGGCCctcagcaattttttaaatggtgCCGTTGAC TTGCCAGTGAATGCGGCGAAGAAAACATCGAGAGGCCTCACCGCGGCACTCAACCAAGTGGGAGGAAAATTGATAGGTTTGGAGTAG